The region taGGACTAAAAATAGCTCTTGGTGTCATGAAGATGAATGTATTCTCAGTTGAAAGTAACTTGGGTCACACAAACAATCGAACAGTAGCGGTGGTTTTATTAATAATGAACAATCTCAGATCCTTGTCACTTGAGCTGCGTGTCTAGCTATAACCTGTCTGCCTTCGCTGTAACAAGAGAAAGTTGGTTGAAATGATTTCTAAGgtcttttttattgctgtgagTCTGATCATCAGTCCATATTATTACACTGAATATGTGCTTTTCTGCACTTCAGCGTACTGTAGCTTATTTAAATGCACATTAGGAAACACTTTTCTGAAGCGCCTTTACCTGCCATGACACCTTCTCTGTGGTCCCTCTACGATCGCTTTTCTCTGGAACCACAGGCATCAGGAGGTGGTTGGCTAAGTAAAGTGTGTTGCCACCAAACTTTGGATCCCTCTGCAGGCACTGAAAGGCTGAGCTGGACCTACACAACTAATAGTGTGAAAAAGTTTCCAAGATGAGAGAGAACCACAAGTTTCAAAACACTATACAGTAAAACAACGTTGGGGTTTGAAGAAAGAATGTGGAAATATTCACTTATCTTACCCTGCAGTTTTCTCCCGGGAGTACAATATGGTGGGTGGAAAAATGCTATGAGAAATGGGGGGCATTACCTTTCTTTCCACATATcctgcttaaaattattttaaaactgaagaacCATAAAGTGCATATAGTAAAACGTACAGCTTGAtgtattttcacaaaatgaatATTCTCATATAATCAACACGTAGATAATGAATCAGCACAACCCCACACCCCAGGCCCCCCTCATGCCCTCTTCCAGTCAGCACCCACCACCTTGGGTAACCACTATCCCTATCCCTGTGCTGTTAATTTTTTATGAGCAAGAGTCCGTctacaatataaaatatcaaaagaaaaatagcctCAAAGTaaggattccatttatttatcccAAACCCAAACGATATAACCTATTCTAGAAAACCAAAAGTAAATGTGGGTCACTAACTCCAAGAAGCTCACAGACAAATTAAATAACAGCGCTGGTGGAAACAAATACAAATGCTGCCAGCGCAGGGGAACGCTGGGGGAAGCTGAGGAAGGTTTCACAGAAACGTAGGGctttggagaaggaggaggagctggctATCGACTGTTGCAAAATGTACAAAGGCTAGAAAGAAACGTTGTGAGCACAAATGAAGCTGGCTCTTTAAGACACCTGTTTATGGGGAGGCCTGGTTACAGGTTAACCCTAGCTGTTTTGGCTTCTGAagccaccagtcagaatgacatCACTGTTATCAGGTTACTCGGATGGAGGGCATTTGCTGGCCACGTAATGAGGAAAAGGAAGTCCCAGGGAACGCACCCCTCCTTGCTCAGGAGGGGAAAGCCATGCAGCGCTCAGAGGCTGGGAAGCCTATCATCAAATTCAACCACTGTCAGAAGTACATCTACAGCTTCAGCGTGCCGCCATGCTGCCCCCTCTGCCGGCAGGACGTGGGCTCCAGGAAGCTGGAGGAAGCACCTGTCAGCATCCCTAATCCGTTTACCAATGGGCATCAAGAAGAGTGTTCATTCCTCCTCAGACCAACTCAAGGGACGTTTCTTAGGTACCGTGTTTTATGTGTTGCACTGGATTGTGCAAagctttccttctctgttttagtcacttaaactttttcttttcttttctttttttttgcggtatgtgggcctctcactgcggtgtcctctcccgttgcggagcacaggctccggacgcgcaggctcagcggccatggctcacgggcccagccgctccgcgacatgtgggatcctcccggaccggggcacgaacctgcgtcccctgaatcggcaggtggactctcaaccactgcgccaccagggaagccctaaactttctTTTTCGAACGTGCTATATACAGTGTGAGCTTTGGTGGGCAATCTTTTCAGTGTTCTGGTGTTAAATCCTAAAATGTAGGCCTTTTTGTTCGTGAGAATAGAACGGTGTATACTTTCCTGGAATGATAAGAGCAAGAATATACGAAGGTCAAACCTGCTTATACAATTTTAAGAGAGAGGAATCGATagcctggagattttttttacCCATAGATTTTGTGCTAAGAGGCTAACTGGGAAAATGACCCTGCAGCTAATCTCATCAAAATAATACCTTTATTTCGAGTTAGTTTGTAACATTTGTGACAAGCAGGTACCCTGCACAGAGCCTGAAGAATGGCCACATACAGACTGTTTTGCATGGAGATGCGTGAAATTGAGACTAGAGCTGGTCTGTTTCAATGGTAGATGTCACCTGACTTTAAGAAGTAtttcagaaatcaaaagaaaggacGGTGCCTTCTTAGAGTCCTGAGTTTACAGGTGGAACTGGAACTGGCCCTGCACAAGCCAGGTTTCAAGAGAACGGTGATGGGTAATGGGGCGAGCTTCGGGAAGAGTGTCGTGCACACGACTGTGGTCTGATGCCCAGACCTTCCTGCCTCCTTGAAACATACCCTCCTGAGTCCCTCATGCCCTCTAGTGCTGGTTTGGGATAAGAAAATTGGAGTTGACTACTTCCCTGCTCGCTAACTTCCTTAATCAATTTCCTTCCAGTCCCTATGGGGATGAAACGAACCAACGTGTGTAGGAGGCATTGGTCAAACACTAGGGGCAGCACAGACTGCACTCTGACCCTTCCCCGGGGAGGCAGCAGGATGCAGAGGGGACCGTGCAGGCTTGTATGGGGGCCAAGAAGCCCCCCATTCCTACCCTGATTCACACCAGCTCCAGGACCCTCTCCGAGTCTCTggttcctcacctgtaaaatgaggacccGCTGACCTTGCAGAGTTGTGAGGGTCGGTGAAAAGGCCTATAAAGCTGGCCCGGGTGCCAGGCACGACGTTGAACCAACATGCTCCTTCCTGTCCCAATATTTTCATACTCAGCTCAGAACGTGACTGGCGGAACCTTCATTTCTACCTTAACCAGAATCCTGAAGCCCAAAGTGTTTTATAAGGCCCCTCATTCACGCACACTTGGAGTTAGTAACTGGTTGGATTCCGAAAGCTTTTGAACAGAGGTTAAAATTCAGAATTCATTTCCTGTTACGCTGGTTCATTCAACAGGTCCTCACTGAGCAGCTCTGTGTGGGAAATGCTAGGGATGTCATAGTGAACAAGCTGCAGCCCTGCTCTCCAGAAATGACACAACACGCGATAGGCTTTCAGGCTAGCACCTGAAAAGCATTCATCTCTTCTGTGATGCGGCGGTGGTGACACTAACAGGCCTGGCCTCCCTCGGCAGCAGCAGAAAGGAGGTGGTGGTGCTGAAATACACCGTGCGCTTAGGCATCTTCCTATCCCCCTCAGGAACTCCGGCCAGGATCTGCAGAACCCAAGCAGGCTCCTGCCCACCAGTCCCTCGAAGGCCGAGTTCCagactattttttcccctctcatccTGTTTCTAAACCCTCAGGACCAACTCCCACAACTCATCTTGAGACGATTTCATCTACTTCATTAGAGAAGCAGCAGTGACTCAAAGGAATCACGGAGGCTCTGATCTAACTAGATGAGGGTCCCTCAGGGCTGCCACATCGGGTTGTGCAGCTTGTGGGCTGCACAAAGGCACCTGGCCAAGGCAGTGGCGGGTACTGAAATTCAGCCTGCATTCCACTCACCCTGGGCAGCGCTGCATCTGCAGGAAGAAGGGGCACCTTTTCTTAATCTGTACAAAACTATCATACGGGATGgggtggccctggccctgccccatcACATGCTTCTGTAACACTTCTCAATCTGTTAACAACTTgttaaactaaaactaaaaaagtCTTCTCTGGAAGCAGGCAAACCCTGTGAGCCAGGGACCTCCTTTCCCGTTGTGTCACTAGCCCTTCACTCCAAATGACAGGCCCGTAGTTGACATGgtacatgagtgagaaataactGAAGGAGAGGCAGGAGAGCAGGAGTGAGAGGGAACACCTGGGAtttaggcaggaaacagagaggCTGTACCTGCAGGGAGTGATCTTGGGATGGCACACATCCGGGTCCAGCGCCGTGATCGGCCACCCAAGACTTACTGTTTTTCCCAGCTTCATTCTCAACCTCTGAGCCCACAGGGTCTCAGAAAACACACGGTGGCTGCAACAAGACGGCCTGGGGGGATTGCTCTGAAGAGGTGGGGCAGCCATTTGTGTCCTTGGCCATTGTAAACCCCGGGACTGCTTGCTTTAAGGAGGAACCAAACATTCAGAACTGTGGTCTGACAAAGGAGCTTCgtcatttaaaaattacctgaCTTATTTGACACCTGTACATGGTAGCACTCAACAGGCATTTTATTCTTACAACCAGCTCGCTAGGAGGCTTATGCTATTTCCATCTTACAGGTGAGAAAGTCTCGGGGCAAATAAGTGATGGCCTGGGATCATATAGAGAGGTTAAATTACCTGGAGTTACACATCTAATGCACAGTCCTGGGGGAAGAATAATTTCAGGAAAGAAGGGCTGTCCAGGAGAAGTGAGTGCGGCCACAGGCTTCAAGACCACGTTCGTTTCAAAGGTAGAAGTCCACTGAGGTGCTTTCAGGACCCTCTCACCCATGTTGGCCTGAGGAACGGGCTGCCCTCTCACACTTAAGGAGCAAAGAATCAGGAGCTTCCTGAACAGCTGACAGCCGGGTGGGCCCCTCTGCTGCAGAGCCAGGCGTCACGCTGACGTTACGCTCCAGCAGGGCTGGCCTTCCAGCACACTCACCTGTAGGACTGCGGGGGCCAAGAAAATCCAGAGGGGGTGCAGGGCACTGTTTTCTACCTCACATGTACTCTTGGCCTTTCCAGTAACCTGGCCTCTGGCACCGAGGCCGAGTTCTGGCACCAGCCAAGAGGGGAGGCCCACTCTTCTCCTCCCACTTTAAATACCAATTCTACACGCCTACTGTGTGCAAATGAGTGGACAAAAACGCTCTTGTTTCTTCTAGGGAGTATGACGGAAGGTCTGATCTTCACGTGGGGATAACCAACACAAATGGTAAGTGCACTTTCATAGCTTAAAAAGTTCCCCCAATACCTGGTTAGAAGAGAGCGGTATTTCTAGAGAAAAAGTATTGTGGCAACATTACTAACAATACTAAGTATCTGAAAGCTCTTTAATGTTTTCTCAGCCAAGAGCTGAGAAAACGTTAAAAACATTGCAaacttgtatgttttttgttagtttttaagagaggaagaaacagacatccagagaGGATGAGTGGTCCAAGCCCCCATCTTGTGTTAGAAGCAGACCCTCTGCTCCCAATGCTATACTCAGCCCACTGCCACTGGGTCCTCATACTCCGGGGCCTCCAGGGGCCAGGCAGGAACACCAGGGATAAACTGGGGGGACACAGCACCTGAATGTGTGGTAGGGCCTGCgaaagtttgctttaaaaaatcagaaaagcggcacatttaaataaaatggttcCTTTGGCCAGATTTAGCTTGGAGGGCACAGTCTGCAGGAAAAGGCCTGGGGAGTGCAGCCAGCAGGAGGGTGCAGGCGTGGGAATGGTGAGCGAGGCCAGCCACTTGCGGCTGCCATCAGGCCCCACAGGTGAAGTCTGATTACAGCCCTTGCTGCCCCCTTGAGGCAGGAGAACTGACACTGTGAACAGAAACCCAGGACTGGGTTTTGAACTCAGTGACTGTCACGAGCAGTGAAATGTGCACCAGTCTTTGTCAGGAGAAACGTACTGCTGATGGAAGGAAATGAGACGGACGCCTCTGTAGACAGAGAACTTCaacaaaaatatttggagatgaTGACCCCAGCACCTATTACTGTCTCGTTTCTCTGGGACAACCTCGGGTGCTGAGAGCAAGGAGGCAGAGGCTCCCTGGAGCAGGGGGTTCCAGAGCTCTCGGACGGCAATCGGGAAGTGCTGTCTGGGCTCCTGCTGTGTGCAGTTACCAGGGGGCTGCTGTCGGGTTCACCGGGGTGCGTTTCCCCTGACGCCTCCGTGTGATTTTGGTTTCGGCGGCAGGAGTCGTGTATAATTACACGGGGCACGGTGTCCAGCGAGACAGAGCAGGCTGGGAGCAGAGTGTGACTATCCCGCTCCTGCAGCCCGGCATGTTCGGACTGATGGACCAGTGGGACAAGTACCTGGAAGACTTCTCCACCACGGGGGCCTGGCTGCCTCACAGGTAGGACAGGGCCCTCACTCACCACCAGGTGCCATCACAGCTCACAGAGGAGGCTAAGCTGCGCTGACTTTCATGTTGAGCCTGTACTGAGATAGTGGTGTCTGTAACAGAATTAAGCAGGGGCTGAATTACTTGGGGTTTCTGCAGAGGTGAGCTAGCACACATTTCCCCAATAGAACTACAGCACTCTAAGAGCTGAAAGGACCAGAACTTAGGACTCTAGTTATTTTACTTATTCGACTCTTTTACACACTCGACATTTAATAATGCGTACAGCAAAACCCACAGTATTATATtcccttaaaacaaaacaattttaaatgaggTTCAAAATGGAAACCTATCTAAAGCTCCCCCCTTTTTAAGTTTTAgcaattttgaaattaatttatcGATTCCTTGGCCCCTTATCACTGTAGAAGATATACAGCATACTTGTGGACTTAAATTGTTCTGATGCTTCCCTTGAAATAAGTTTAGACACTGTAGGATATCATAAAACGCAGACATGGAATTCCACTTCGAGAATCTAGAATTTCAGTGAAATTAAGTTCCTCAAATTGGGGCCTATATGCAACTTGAGTCACCACTCTGGACACCTCGGTGAGTCCTATCTGTACTTAAGCTGCAAGCAGAAATAGCCCCAGATGCCAAGTGTCCCTCAGAACTGCACCTCTGGACACTCTGTCATCAAGGGGGCCAGCACACATGGGGGCCCAGCTTGCAGCGAGATTAAAATTATGAAAGGCCTTGGGCAGCTCAGGGCTAAGCCTTGTCTTCTCGATGTCCTTGCCCCGTAAGGTACGGAGAAGACCACCACAACTGCTACAGCTACGCCCTCAAGTTCATTAACTGCGTCCTGGCCACAGAGGGCGAGGGGTGGCTGGACCGGGACGAGTTCACGGAGAAGTTCGTGATCCCGAGGACGAGGAAGGCTTCCAAGTACATCATGCTCTACCGCATGATAGAAGAGCACGGCTTCTACGTCATCGACCCCCCTGGTCCCCAGACAAGCCCACGTCCGGGAAGCGGCTCGTGCTGAGCAGGCATCGCACCTGAGAGCAGACAGGAAGGGATGTCTGGGGGTTGCTGCCTGGAACGGCTACCGGGCCTCTACATGTCTTAAACTGTGGTTAATAAAAAAGAGTTATGGCTTCCAGTTATGGCTTTACGCGTATTTCAGCTTACTGCAGTGTAAGAATTTacgaaattaataaaattaataaaaattgtcCTGGGTTTGCAAAATTGTAGGCACCACAACTAAAATTCTTTTCACGGTAGTTTGGGGTCCATGTTACAGCATAAAGCGGCAGCATCTTTTATTCACAGAGCAATGAGAACTCTTCCTATAAATTAATTAGGGAACAAATTCACCTTTCAATGTGAATCCAGAAATTGGGGATTTGTAGGAAGAGACCCTTACAGTTTATGAAGTAATGACTGCCTTCAcctcattgtttttaaataaaaagcacatgGTAACCTTCTGACAATCaacaagagttaaaaaaaaaaaagaaaaagaaaaagaaaaaagaaaaaaggtctcaGAATCTGAGCCGGGCACCATGCACTCCTCCTGAGTCAGCTTGTCTGCACGCACAAACAGGACTGACAATTCCTCAATCAACCTGCTTCCCTGGCCTGAGGGGGGGAGTTGGGGTGTTGGAGTTACCACAGCGAATCACCTCCTCTGCCCACTCTAGGTGCAGAATTCAGAAAGGACACGATGAAAGTCCGTTTTCTTTCTCTAATACCTTCAGGACGAGGAAGGGGACGACTGAGATGAGTAACCACAAGGATTGTTAACAAGCACATTAGAATTTTTACACTCAAATAATCAGACTTTAAATAGCCAGGGAGCAAAACATTTCAGGATTCCTCTTTGGAAACTGCTTCCAgaactctggttttttttttcttttttttttttttttttgctgtacacgggcctctcaccgctgcggcctctcctgttgtggagcgcgggctccggacgcgcaggctcagcggccatggctcacgggcccagccgctccgcggcatgtgggatcctcccggaccggggcacgaacccNNNNNNNNNNNNNNNNNNNNNNNNNNNNNNNNNNNNNNNtgtcccctgcatcggcaggcggactctcaaccactgcgccaccagggaagccccaaaaactCTGTTTTTGACCAAATGTGATATACTATCCACCTAATCTTATTCCTCAGTGTGGGCACCGAATGATGTCTAATTTCCAAAAACCAAACCCATCTTCGAGGTAGCAATAGTTACTTAGTAATAAAGATATTCGGAAAACTTGCTACAGATCCTTCAAGCATGTTTCCAAAGAGGCATTGGTCAGTGTTCCACACTAGCGACTTCAGTGGGAAGAAATGCAGGCAGCCCAACATTTGCATTAAGTTTTAGGACTgttctttaagaaatacaaaactTCCTACCTAGAATATGAGATCACCTTAAACAATCTGCCTCCTACTCTGTGTGTTCAAGGAATCATAAAGACCTCAGCTGGTAAAGATGAAAGGAGCGTGGGGTTTGGGGAATATTCCGATTGGCCCCATTCTCTTTACGCTCTGTCTTAGGACTCTGCTTCCCTGGTCCAGTTCTTTACCCTATTACTAGTAGTCATAACAGCTGCAATTAACGTGTATTCATAAAAGACACCACACCAGAGTAAACACTTCTTACTCTTCCCTTTTAATCTCTAAGAccatcctgtgaggtaggtactgacatcatgcccattttacagatgacaaggGAAACGGACTTGCCCAAAGGCACCCAGTGGCAAAACCAGGGTTCAGACCAGGTTTGACTGCAAAGCCTGTGCAGTTACCTCCAGCACCTAGCAACCCGAAAGTGACCAGTGGCACGCAGGGTGTACGGCAACTGGGTCAGCAATTTGCCATCGTTAGAGAAGATAAGCATTCTGCTCTCATCGGCATTCAAATATGAACAGGAGGTAAGAAACATGtcataaaacaattaaaataagaattgttgggacttccctggtgacacagtggttaagaatctgcctgccaatgcaggggacacgggttcgagccctggttcgggaagatcccacatgccacacggcaacgaagcccgtgcgccacaactactgagcttgtgctctagagcctgcgagccacaactactgagcctgcgtgccacaactactgaagcctgtgtgcctagagcccatgctctgcaacaagagaagccaccacaatgagaagcccgtgcaccacaaggagcagcccccgctcgccgcaactagggaaagaccgcgcacagcaaggaagacccaaggcagtcaaaaaaaaaaaaaaagaattgttaatATTCGAAACACTAATTGCATGCTACTTTCTCTAAGTGCTGCTTGACCTTGATTTTCAAACAAAGCTTTAACAATCCCCACTCCCTATTTTCGGGGCTGCTCTACACCCTGGGGGTGCCTTTGGTAGCGGTCAGcctcatatttcttctttcacttcaGCAGGCTACAAATGCCCTGCTCACGAAACCACAGTACCAGCCTACAGCTTTTACCCCAGTAAAGGAAATGGGGCATCAGAATACCACAGACAGATGGGCGACGTGGCTCAGTTCTGCAGACCTGTGAGCTGAGAATCCTCAGCGCTGACACCAACTCCAGCCCCCGATGAAGTCTCAGAGGTCCACCCGGCAGCCCAAGCGCACTCCTTCACGTCAGCAGTGAGCGCAGCCCTGGGCACACAGCTGTCTCTGTCAGCGCTCCTGGGATGATGGACGGCTGGGCTCCCCTTCACAGCAAGGCCGCAGACTGCCTCAGAGTCACCCATTCGCAAGAGTAACCCACACGAAGGCATTTTTCCAAAGCCTCCACAGCGTGCATGGATTACTCTTATAACCAGGAAAACCcaataaacaatattaaaaaaacaagaagccACCCGCAGTGGCTGCACCTCGCTCCCTTCGTGCAGGAAGTGCTTACCAcggcacccctcccccatccccagagctGTCTTCGCTACTTTACCTTGAACTTTTTCTGtcacctccttctcctccactgTGTTACCTACCAGGGCATAAAATAGGCTTTTTACTTCCTAGAGGAAATAATTATGTCAATGCTCACACTTTTGGTTcatctgaaagggaaaaaagcacaCCTATAATGTGCCAGATCCTTTCATATACCATCTCATTTATTCTGCAAAACAAACTCAGGAGCTAGTAATTATGCccacttcacaggtgaggaaactgaggttgagaGGGATTAAGCAATGTTCCCAAGGTTTTCCTAGTGTAGACCTGGACTCTTGGACCCAGGTTTTTCTGATTCCACTCTTTCTACTCTATCATAATGTGCCATCTAAACGTTAGGAAGAAGAATATCTACCTTTGAAATACTGCTTCTGAAAATGGAAAGattccaaaaatttttaaatgctaaaaaactttcacttaaaagaaatgatagtgaattactttgaaataaaaagtaCTGCCTTAGTTTAACAACTTCACAAATTTGCTTTTCCAtatcatgtattcttttttttttttttttttgtggtacacgggcctctccctgttgtggcctctcccgttgcggagcacaggctccggacgcgcaggctcagcggccatggctcacgggcccagccgctccgcggcacgtgggatcttcccggaccggggcacgaacccgNNNNNNNNNNNNNNNNNNNNNNNNNNNNNNNNNNNNNNNNNNNNNNNNNNNNNNNNNNNNNNNNNNNNNNNNNNNNNNNNNNNNNNNNNNNNNNNNNNNNNNNNNNNNNNNNNNNNNNNNNNNNNNNNNNNNNNNNNNNNNNNNNNNNNNNNNNNNNNNNNNNNNNNNNNNNNNNNNNNNNNNNNNNNNNNNNNNNNNNNNNNNNNNNNNNNNNNNNNNNNNNNNNNNNNNNNNNNNNNNNNNNNNNNNNNNNNNNNNNNNNNNNNNNNNNNNNNNNNNNNNNNNNNNNNNNNNNNNNNNNNNNNNNNNNNNNNNNNtccctgttgtggcctctcccgttgcggagcacaggctccggacgcgcaggctcagcggccatggctcacgggcccagccgctccgcggcacgtgggatcctcccggaccggggcacgaacccccatcccctgcatcggcaggcggactcccaaccactgagccaccagggaagccctccatattATGTATTCTTAACTGAGGCATCCGTATATTTCACAAAATggtaaaaagactaaaaattttCAGCTTATATATAAAAAACCAAAGATTTAAGATAAACTCATGGATTTAAATCTCTCTCAATCAATTTTAGAAATGGGCCTCAGTTACAGTCTTAAGGAAGTTAACATTCATGGGATAATTATTTGAGTCtgtaatcaggtttttttttttgaaataaatttgtttcttttatttatttatttttggctgcattgggtctccggtgctgcacaagggctttctctagatgcggcgagcgagggctactcttcattgtggtgcactggcttctcatcgcggtggcttttcttgttgcgagcacgggctctaggcgcgtgggcttcagtaactgtggcgcacgggctcagtagttgtggctcgcgggctctagagcgcaggctcagtagttgtggttcacggactcagctgctccgcagcatgtgggatcttcccggaccagggctcaaacccgtgtcccctgcattggcaggtggattcttaaccactgcgccaccagggaagtccctgtaatcagatttttaaaaattcaatttggtTGGAAAAATCATAAACGTGAGGTGGGTGATGGGAAGGAGggacatttaatttctttttagccCAAGTACTTTCCCCACAGGGGAACACTAAAAACCACATTCAAGTAaagagcaactttttttttttctttttaaaaagaaaatgaaaatgctttaataaaggtaaaataatgaagacaaaataaaaactttaacaaTAAGTAACAATGAACTTTCAGATCTGTATACTATGCTCAAAAACGCTGGGAAACCTAACCAGGTCCAGCCTGGTAAACCTGCCTAAAACTATGTCCCATCCATGTTGGTTTAATCCCTGGCAAGTGTTACATATAAACTAATTATTTTATAGAATTGAATCTCTTTATGAGGGAATTTTAGAACAGTGAAGACACAGATATCACCCTTTCCCCTTATAGTTTGGGGCTGAGGTCAGAAAAGGCCAGCCTCTGCAACTGAAGGCAGGAGAATCAACCTACGATAATCACCCGTGTAAGCAGCAGCTGTCACAGGCAGTGTGCGTTGTGGCTGTAAGGACACGgtgcttcctccttcccccagatGAACCCTCACAGCTGCAGAGCTGAAGGGTGTTAcgggccaggctctgtgcttaAAGCACCTTGTAAGGACCAGCCCACTGCACCCTCCAGCAACCCGCTGGGGGAACACTATTATTTTTGGGGCAGTGCCACATGGCtcgcaggatctcagttccctgacaaggggttgaacccaggcccacggcagtgcaagtgccgagtcctaaccactggaccgccagggaattcccacgaACGttatgatttttactttcttttattgaGGGGAGAGTCATAAACAGTATCACCGGCCcattttagagagaagaaaatcaacGCTCATAAGGGCGAGTAAATCGTCCAAGGCCACATAACCAcgagaggcagagctgagatctCAATGTTTCCTTTCTAGAAGGCTCATTCCACTACACTGACTTCAATAAAATTCTCTCTGGGGAAACTACGAGCTAAGAACCACACTCTGCACCGAGGTTCCTGACCTTGGATCCACAGAGGGTCCTCATGGAATCTGTGAACCCCTGACACTGTGTGCCAAGTGACATGGACCAGCACGTTCCCGGTGACGGGGGCCCCGGGCTGTACCCCAACCTTGAGGTGGGGACCACTGCCCAGCGTTGCCAGCACACCCCAGGCCCTGCCTGGAGTGGTGGGTGGCCTTCCCCGCTAACCTCCACTGGATGAGCCCTAGCAGGGCTGTTCTGTTGACTTCACATGATTTTTCTGGGACGGTGTCACTTCAGCTGTGGTGATCTCACAGAGGTACCGAGGGCTCTTGGATCAAGTCCCCTGCGTGGACATCCTGGCGGTGGCATACGGCGGCCACACCTCTGAGCCTCCCTATTCCTCCTGTGGAGAGTCCCACTCCCCGAACTCAGAGGCTGCTACGGGATAAACAAGAACGCAAAGGTATCTGCCCCACCTCAACTCTCACTATCCAAATATTGTCTGTAATGGTTTGCAAAAAACATTAGCCCATGTTGGCTATCCGAGTGAAAAATGACGAATATGTAAGAGCCTGCAGCAAAATCACTCAAGTTCTGAGAGTCTGAACCGAACAGAGGATGCAGCACACGCTGCTGTCTTAGCCAACTGCCGGGAGCTTATGCTGTTTAGATGTGTACTATGTCATCACCTCATTCTCCCCACTTTATTAGGTG is a window of Physeter macrocephalus isolate SW-GA chromosome 18, ASM283717v5, whole genome shotgun sequence DNA encoding:
- the MKRN2OS gene encoding MKRN2 opposite strand protein isoform X2 codes for the protein MGIKKSVHSSSDQLKGRFLGVVYNYTGHGVQRDRAGWEQSVTIPLLQPGMFGLMDQWDKYLEDFSTTGAWLPHRYGEDHHNCYSYALKFINCVLATEGEGWLDRDEFTEKFVIPRTRKASKYIMLYRMIEEHGFYVIDPPGPQTSPRPGSGSC
- the MKRN2OS gene encoding MKRN2 opposite strand protein isoform X1 encodes the protein MEGICWPRNEEKEVPGNAPLLAQEGKAMQRSEAGKPIIKFNHCQKYIYSFSVPPCCPLCRQDVGSRKLEEAPVSIPNPFTNGHQEECSFLLRPTQGTFLREYDGRSDLHVGITNTNGVVYNYTGHGVQRDRAGWEQSVTIPLLQPGMFGLMDQWDKYLEDFSTTGAWLPHRYGEDHHNCYSYALKFINCVLATEGEGWLDRDEFTEKFVIPRTRKASKYIMLYRMIEEHGFYVIDPPGPQTSPRPGSGSC